From Stigmatella erecta, one genomic window encodes:
- a CDS encoding ABC transporter ATP-binding protein, translating to MAEVTFKNVAKRYGAVSIIEGLNLDIQDHEFLVLVGPSGCGKSTALRMIAGLEEITGGTVSIGGRVVNGLPPKDRDVAMVFQNYALYPHMSVRENLEFGLKIRKTPRPEMDKLVNEAAEVLAITHLLDRKPKQLSGGQRQRVALGRAIVRKPAVFLFDEPLSNLDAKLRVAMRAEIKKLQQRLRVTSVYVTHDQIEAMTMGHRIAVMKEGRLQQLGTPLEVYERPANVFVAQFIGTPPMNFLDATLDAQATTLVGEGFSLPVPQSLRPVTAGKGNLKVKVGIRPDNLLAPGLSTRGETAPLQTKVEIVEPLGNEIIVHSSQGSNNLVYRLPPTQTPEPGQLLAVGVELDSLHLFDAQTEQRLTA from the coding sequence ATGGCCGAGGTAACGTTCAAGAACGTGGCGAAGCGGTACGGCGCGGTGTCCATCATCGAGGGGCTGAACCTCGACATCCAGGACCACGAGTTCCTGGTGCTGGTGGGCCCCTCCGGCTGCGGCAAGTCCACCGCGCTGCGGATGATCGCCGGCCTGGAGGAGATCACCGGCGGCACCGTCTCCATCGGCGGCCGCGTGGTGAATGGCCTGCCGCCCAAGGATCGCGACGTGGCGATGGTGTTCCAGAACTACGCGCTCTATCCGCACATGTCCGTGCGGGAGAACCTCGAGTTCGGCCTCAAGATTCGCAAGACGCCGCGCCCGGAGATGGACAAGCTGGTGAACGAGGCGGCCGAGGTGCTGGCCATCACCCACCTGCTGGACCGCAAGCCCAAGCAGCTCTCGGGTGGCCAGCGCCAGCGCGTGGCCCTGGGCCGCGCCATCGTGCGCAAGCCGGCCGTGTTCCTCTTCGACGAGCCGCTGTCCAACCTGGATGCCAAGCTGCGCGTGGCCATGCGCGCGGAGATCAAGAAGCTCCAGCAGCGCCTCCGGGTGACGAGCGTCTACGTGACGCACGACCAGATCGAAGCCATGACGATGGGCCACCGCATCGCGGTGATGAAGGAGGGCAGGCTGCAGCAGCTCGGCACGCCGCTGGAGGTGTACGAGCGCCCCGCCAACGTCTTCGTGGCCCAGTTCATCGGCACCCCGCCGATGAACTTCCTGGATGCCACCCTGGATGCCCAGGCCACCACGCTGGTGGGCGAGGGCTTCAGCCTGCCGGTGCCCCAGAGCCTGCGCCCCGTCACCGCCGGCAAGGGCAACCTCAAGGTGAAGGTGGGCATCCGCCCCGACAACCTGCTGGCCCCCGGCCTGTCCACGCGCGGTGAGACGGCCCCGCTCCAGACGAAGGTGGAGATCGTCGAGCCCCTGGGCAACGAAATCATCGTCCACTCCAGCCAGGGCTCCAACAACCTCGTCTACCGGCTCCCCCCGACGCAGACGCCCGAGCCGGGCCAGCTGCTGGCGGTGGGCGTGGAGCTGGACTCGCTGCACCTCTTCGACGCCCAAACCGAGCAACGCCTCACCGCTTGA
- a CDS encoding extracellular solute-binding protein: MKTLRLLTAAVCFCALGLLPLSASAAELVLWHSYRAEEKAAMDKLVAQYNAANAAKGITVKALPVPYDAFADKITATVPRGKGPDLFIFAQDRLGGWIEAGNTIEPIDFFVDDALKKRFIPTTLDAMTYRGTLYGLPLNYKVTTLIYNKKLVPTPPKTSAEMVQIAKKITNKGAGKFGLAYAYGDFYYHAALMNGFGGGVFDAKFTPTMNSPANVKSIDLLMKWIDKDGILPAEPSTALVTSLFNDGKTGMVISGPWFLGEIAKGIEYGLAPLPTLDEADGKPMRPWMTVEGVYVTAPSQNKEAAFDFAKFLTDTASAKVLALEGRQSPGNAQVYTDAQVSKDPQLKPFRDQVDTAVPMPNAPEMTMIWSPATTAMNSILKKTATPKAALDTAQKAVAKDIAGLRKK; encoded by the coding sequence ATGAAGACCCTGAGATTGCTGACCGCGGCCGTGTGCTTCTGTGCCCTCGGCCTGCTGCCCCTGTCCGCCTCCGCCGCCGAGCTGGTCCTCTGGCACTCCTACCGCGCCGAGGAGAAGGCGGCGATGGACAAGCTGGTGGCCCAGTACAACGCGGCCAACGCCGCCAAGGGCATCACGGTGAAGGCCCTGCCGGTGCCGTATGACGCCTTCGCCGACAAGATCACCGCCACCGTGCCGCGCGGCAAGGGGCCGGACCTCTTCATCTTCGCGCAGGACCGGCTGGGCGGCTGGATCGAGGCGGGCAACACCATCGAGCCCATCGACTTCTTCGTGGATGACGCGCTCAAGAAGCGCTTCATCCCCACCACGCTGGACGCGATGACGTACCGGGGCACGCTCTACGGCCTGCCGCTGAACTACAAGGTCACCACGCTCATCTACAACAAGAAGCTGGTGCCCACCCCGCCCAAGACGTCCGCGGAGATGGTGCAGATCGCCAAGAAAATCACCAACAAGGGCGCCGGCAAGTTCGGCCTGGCATACGCCTACGGCGACTTCTACTACCACGCGGCGCTGATGAACGGCTTCGGCGGCGGCGTGTTCGACGCCAAGTTCACCCCCACGATGAACTCGCCGGCGAACGTGAAGTCCATCGACCTGCTGATGAAGTGGATCGACAAGGACGGTATCCTCCCGGCCGAGCCCTCCACGGCGCTCGTCACCTCGCTGTTCAACGACGGCAAGACGGGCATGGTCATCTCCGGCCCCTGGTTCCTGGGGGAGATCGCCAAGGGCATCGAGTACGGCCTGGCGCCGCTGCCCACGCTGGACGAGGCGGACGGCAAGCCCATGCGCCCGTGGATGACGGTGGAGGGCGTGTACGTGACGGCGCCCTCGCAGAACAAGGAGGCCGCCTTCGACTTCGCCAAGTTCCTCACCGACACCGCGTCCGCCAAGGTGCTGGCGCTCGAGGGCCGCCAGAGCCCGGGCAACGCCCAGGTGTACACCGACGCCCAGGTCTCCAAGGATCCGCAGCTCAAGCCCTTCCGTGACCAGGTGGACACCGCGGTGCCCATGCCCAACGCGCCCGAGATGACGATGATCTGGTCGCCGGCCACCACCGCGATGAACTCCATCCTCAAGAAGACGGCCACGCCGAAGGCGGCGCTGGACACCGCGCAGAAGGCCGTCGCCAAGGACATCGCGGGGCTCCGGAAGAAGTGA
- a CDS encoding alpha-amylase family glycosyl hydrolase has product MAWALLPTLCLAGCAHAPPAAPPPPEVAAAPAPAPAVPAPAPRPWADEILYFVVVDRFADGDPSNNVPGDTSAPGTFHGGDLQGLIQQLDELTSLGITALWITPVVKNVDGFVTGSGFPDWAYHGYWADDFHTMDPRFGTEEQLRTLVKEAHARGIRVLLDVVYNHAGYGTRYQRLAETKDWLRSEELGNCGQDNNITSCVAGLPDFKTERPEVAQYLLDAQLAWAKRSGVDGFRLDTLKHLEHGFWQEHRRQTRAALGPDFFLLGELWGGELASLDKYFVNDEVDAGFDFSFQGSTLAFLMGRGRTVAFDRYLQSRGKIRPGHHLSHFLSSHDVPGALFQLGGDKVRFQLAAVLQLTTGGIPTIYYGEEVARPGGDWPANRDDMPWGSRDVKPGAGKPRDEALRKTYQKLISIRRAHPALSRGTHRGLSTDGDLYVFLRHEAESGDVVMVAINRGQTPATVSLPWPEPWGATAAEDLLNGGRLEGPALELTVEPLSARILGKPG; this is encoded by the coding sequence ATGGCGTGGGCGTTGCTCCCCACGCTCTGCCTGGCCGGTTGTGCCCACGCGCCCCCGGCCGCTCCCCCCCCGCCCGAGGTGGCTGCGGCGCCCGCACCTGCCCCTGCAGTTCCGGCGCCCGCGCCCCGTCCCTGGGCCGACGAGATCCTCTACTTCGTCGTCGTGGACCGCTTCGCGGATGGGGACCCCTCGAACAACGTCCCGGGGGACACCTCCGCGCCGGGGACGTTCCATGGCGGAGACCTCCAGGGGCTCATCCAGCAGCTGGATGAGCTGACGTCGCTGGGCATCACCGCGCTGTGGATCACCCCGGTGGTGAAGAACGTGGATGGCTTCGTCACCGGCTCGGGCTTCCCGGACTGGGCCTACCACGGGTACTGGGCGGATGACTTCCACACGATGGATCCGCGCTTCGGCACCGAGGAGCAGCTGCGGACGCTGGTGAAAGAGGCCCACGCGCGGGGCATCCGCGTGCTGCTGGACGTCGTCTACAACCATGCGGGCTACGGCACGCGCTACCAGCGCCTGGCGGAGACGAAGGACTGGCTGCGCTCGGAAGAGCTGGGCAACTGCGGCCAGGACAACAACATCACCTCGTGCGTGGCGGGCTTGCCGGACTTCAAGACCGAGCGCCCCGAGGTGGCCCAGTACCTGCTGGACGCGCAGCTCGCCTGGGCGAAGCGCTCCGGCGTGGATGGCTTCCGGCTGGACACCCTCAAGCACCTGGAGCACGGCTTCTGGCAGGAGCACCGCCGCCAGACGCGCGCGGCGCTGGGCCCGGACTTCTTCCTGCTGGGCGAGCTGTGGGGCGGAGAGCTGGCCTCGCTCGACAAGTACTTCGTCAACGACGAGGTGGATGCCGGCTTCGACTTCAGCTTCCAGGGCAGCACCCTGGCGTTCCTGATGGGGCGCGGGCGCACGGTGGCCTTCGACCGCTACCTCCAGTCGCGCGGCAAGATTCGCCCCGGCCACCACCTGTCGCACTTCCTGTCCTCGCACGACGTGCCCGGGGCCCTGTTCCAGCTCGGCGGGGACAAGGTCCGCTTCCAGCTCGCGGCGGTGCTCCAGCTCACCACCGGCGGCATCCCCACCATCTATTACGGGGAAGAGGTGGCCCGGCCGGGCGGCGACTGGCCCGCCAACCGGGACGACATGCCCTGGGGTTCCCGGGACGTGAAGCCCGGGGCCGGCAAGCCGCGCGACGAGGCGCTCCGGAAGACTTACCAGAAGCTCATCTCGATTCGCCGGGCGCACCCGGCGCTCTCGCGCGGCACGCACCGGGGGCTGTCCACGGACGGCGACCTGTACGTGTTCTTGCGCCACGAGGCGGAGTCCGGGGACGTGGTGATGGTGGCCATCAACCGCGGGCAGACCCCGGCCACCGTCTCCCTGCCGTGGCCGGAGCCCTGGGGGGCCACGGCCGCGGAGGACCTGCTGAACGGGGGGAGGCTGGAAGGCCCTGCCCTGGAGCTCACCGTCGAGCCACTCTCGGCGCGCATCCTGGGCAAACCGGGCTAA